The DNA sequence ACACGAAAATAGTCCGGGCTGGCTGGTTTTGTGTTAGGATTTCTGCGCATGGCGTAACCTCGCTAAAGTGGTTTTGGGACACCCTTTTTAGCAGGTTACGCCTTCTTTTTCAACTCCTTTCCGATTTTTCGGATAGAGTCTAAGTCTTTTAGGGGTAGTTGTCAAGCAAGGCAACTGGCAGGGGAGCACTCAGATGTTGTATTTTGAATGCTTCCCCTTCCAAGCGGGCAAGCAACGGCCCCCGCTTTTCTGTTATACTCAGCCCACGCCAATCTTCCTCAATGATGAGGTGCCCTATGCGCCAATCTACCCTCCAACGCCAGACCAGCGAAACCACCATCGCCGTCACCCTGAACCTGGACGGCACAGGTCAGCACGCCATTGCCACCGGGCTGCCCTTCCTCGACCACATGCTGCGCCATGTGGCCGTGCACGGGCTGTTCGACCTCACCGTCGAGGCCCAGGGCGACCTGGAAATCGACCCCCATCACACCGTGGAAGACATCGCCCTCACCCTGGGCGCGGCTTTCGACCAAGCCCTGGGCGACCGCCGGGGCATCGTGCGCACGGGCCACGCCTACGTGCCCATGGACGAAGCCTTAGCCTTCGTGGCCGTGGATCTTTCCGGGCGGCCTTACCCTGTGGTGCGGGCCAAATGGCACGCGCCC is a window from the Chloroflexota bacterium genome containing:
- the hisB gene encoding imidazoleglycerol-phosphate dehydratase HisB produces the protein MMRCPMRQSTLQRQTSETTIAVTLNLDGTGQHAIATGLPFLDHMLRHVAVHGLFDLTVEAQGDLEIDPHHTVEDIALTLGAAFDQALGDRRGIVRTGHAYVPMDEALAFVAVDLSGRPYPVVRAKWHAPAVGGIPNSLWRHFLESFAVTARCNLHARVLYGRDDHHQAEALFKALARALDAATMMDPRRGGAIPSTKGVL